Proteins from a single region of Papaver somniferum cultivar HN1 unplaced genomic scaffold, ASM357369v1 unplaced-scaffold_70, whole genome shotgun sequence:
- the LOC113343994 gene encoding uncharacterized protein LOC113343994: MVRDSWNAPLVGSTAFIFPQKLKRLKVEMKLWNQLIFGNVHVRLKHAQLRLESAIRVADDDITNVQKQNAMRYAQVEVNDVRMQLATMLKQKSRNQWLVEGSSNTSFFHNNIRMRKSTKTISELVDNLGNTVTDCDSIRDMAVDYFQSKFNGDNSEPVDSLFEYEHESISLEERFFMDRLPTVEEIREVVFDLGADSAPGPDGFAGFFYKHCWEIICEDLERGANTIRNFRPIGLSNFFFKIFIKILTTRLGSVLGKLVSEEQVDFMKGRNIHENISLASEMVNEIQIKRKDGNVGLKLDITQAFDIVSWSFILAVFRHYGFSEIWCDWILQILKYEKISVLVNGNPEDDIMIFCKGNMKSLENLVNLIGSYQRASGQTVSREKSKIYYGGGSLSRRTTIAGFLGMPIATFPDRYLGVKVMPGAVKYHHISNVVEKIKEQLAGWKRKMLSFQDRIVLVKELIAIYSVHNMEVYKWPRKFVHQCEVAS, from the exons ATGGTGCGGGATAGTTGGAATGCTCCTTTAGTTGGGTCTACAGCTTTTATTTTTCCTCAAAAATTGAAGCGGCTAAAAGTGGAGATGAAATTGTGGAATCAACTTATTTTTGGTAATGTTCATGTGAGACTCAAACATGCGCAACTCAGACTTGAGAGTGCTATTAGAGTGGCGGATGATGATATAACTAATGTTCAAAAACAAAATGCTATGAGATATGCTCAGGTGGAAGTTAATGACGTGAGGATGCAGTTAGCTACAATGCTTAAACAAAAGTCCAGGAACCAATGGCTGGTTGAGGGGTCTAGTAATACTAGTTTCTTTCACAACAATATTCGCATGAGGAAAAGTACCAAAACTATCTCGGAATTAGTAGATAATTTGGGGAATACAGTCACTGATTGTGACAGTATTAGAGATATGGCTGTTGATTATTTTCAATCTAAATTCAATGGAGATAATTCAGAACCGGTGGATTCTCTTTTTGAGTATGAGCATGAAAGCATTTCCCTGGAGGAAAGGTTTTTTATGGATCGTCTGCCAACAGTGGAGGAGATTAGAGAAGTTGTTTTTGATTTAGGCGCGGAtagtgctcctggtccagatgggtttgctggttttttctaTAAACATTGTTGGGAGATCATTTGTGAAGATCTG GAAAGAGGTGCTAATACTATCAGGAACTTCAGACCGATTGGTCTAAGTAATTTCTTTTTCAAGATTTTTATTAAGATCCTTACTACTCGGTTAGGAAGTGTTCTGGGTAAGTTGGTTTCGGAGGAGCAGGTGGATTTTATGAAAggtagaaatattcatgagaatattagtcTAGCTTCTGAAATGGTAAATGAGATTCAGATTAAGCGTAAGGATGGTAATGTTGGTTTAAAACTTGATATTACGCAAGCTTTTGATATTGTTAGCTGGTCATTCATTTTGGCGGTTTTCAGACATTATGGTTTTTCCGAGATTTGGTGTGATTGGATTTTGCAGATTCTTAAGTATGAAAAAATCTCTGTTCTAGTCAATGGTAACCcagaag atgatatcatgattttttgtaaaggaaaCATGAAAAGTTTGGAGAACTTGGTTAATCTTATTGGGTCTTATCAACGTGCTTCGGGTCAAACTGTTAGCCGGGAAAAGAGCAAGATTTATTATGGAGGTGGCTCTTTGAGTAGGAGGACCACTATTGCTGGTTTTTTAGGTATGCCAATTGCAACTTTCCCAGATAGATATTTGGGGGTGAAGGTTATGCCAGGTGCGGTTAAATATCACCATATTAGTAATGTGGTTGAGAAGATCAAGGAGCAATTAGCGGGTTGGAAGaggaagatgttatcttttcaagacaGAATTGTGCTTGTCAAGGAACTGATTGCAATCTATTCCGTTCATAATATGGAGGTTTACAAATGGCCTAGGAAGTTTGTCCACCAATGTGAAGTTGCTTCGTAA
- the LOC113343995 gene encoding uncharacterized protein LOC113343995: protein MVWGDLCGESIHNGAWVFTDIVRQDLLAAGVDLNNLSRPMGGDDYIVWKPDYKGRFSVSSAKDLIRQRYPVLEGCNLLWRKSVHLALAARNWMLLRGTCATLDKVKSRFKYQVTNKCFLCNSQEETLEHILWYCSFAVRAWNWISEIFGIQPQQNFIHSYKMARGRSRMIKDLWLLAILVVRYELCMTRNAFIYGNQRVSWLYFQKKVFNQIHEYSIRLTDCMFNTNEDIQVLGFFRVRHRQTKHAIPKECFWELPADNELMLRCDGAARGNPGRVGAGVVVRDANAAVVGAMSVGFGVQTNYLAELFCVIVGLEWAAKFGVENICIPTDSMSVVLAFSGDILAIPWFLRPRWVTVRANYSNIRFVHTYREANFAADCMAKRGCFLEEVKVLVTTIGQILFCLLNFPMYLIFVLTKL, encoded by the coding sequence ATGGTGTGGGGAGATTTGTGTGGTGAATCTATTCACAATGGGGCGTGGGTTTTCACTGACATTGTACGTCAGGATTTACTTGCTGCTGGAGTGGACCTAAATAATCTTTCAAGACCAATGGGAGGTGATGATTATATTGTTTGGAAACCGGACTATAAGGGGCGCTTCTCTGTTAGTTCTGCCAAAGATTTGATTAGGCAAAGATATCCGGTTTTGGAAGGGTGTAATTTGTTGTGGAGAAAATCTGTTCATCTGGCACTTGCTGCGAGAAACTGGATGTTGTTGAGAGGTACCTGTGCAACTTTAGACAAGGTGAAAAGTAGATTTAAATACCAGGTTACTAACAAATGCTTCTTGTGCAACAGTCAAGAAGAGACTTTGGAACACATTCTGTGGTATTGTTCTTTTGCAGTGCGAGCATGGAACTGGATTTCAGAAATTTTTGGTATTCAACCTCAgcaaaatttcattcattcttaTAAAATGGCCAGAGGGAGGAGCCGTATGATCAAGGACCTTTGGTTATTAGCTATTCTGGTGGTTAGGTATGAACTCTGCATGACACGAAATGCTTTTATATATGGAAATCAAAGAGTGAGCTGGCTTTACTTTCAAAAGAAAGTTTTTAACCAGATTCATGAGTACTCCATTAGGCTTACGGATTGTATGTTTAATACCAATGAAGATATACAGGTTCTTGGTTTCTTTAGAGTCCGTCATAGACAGACTAAGCATGCTATTCCTAAGGAATGTTTTTGGGAACTTCCGGCTGACaatgaactgatgttgcgttgtgATGGAGCGGCGCGAGGAAATCCAGGCAGGGTAGGTGCGGGTGTGGTGGTTCGAGATGCAAATGCAGCAGTGGTGGGGGCTATGAGTGTTGGTTTTGGCGTACAAACCAACTATTTGGCTGAGTTATTCTGTGTAATTGTGGGGTTGGAATGGGCGGCAAAGTTTGGTGTTGAAAACATTTGTATTCCAACAGACTCTATGAGTGTTGTTTTGGCTTTCTCGGGTGACATTTTGGCTATTCCTTGGTTTCTCAGACCTAGATGGGTTACTGTGAGGGCTAACTACTCTAATATTCGTTTTGTACATACCTacagagaggcaaattttgcagctgactGTATGGCAAAACGTGggtgttttcttgaagaagtgaagGTCTTAGTTACGACAATAGGCcagattttattttgtttattgaATTTCCcaatgtatcttattttcgttttaaCTAAGTTATAA